Proteins encoded by one window of Kribbella flavida DSM 17836:
- a CDS encoding UbiA family prenyltransferase: protein MSRLPQNPAARSIGRTLKGLALACHPGPTVAVTALVTVIAWSAGRSLVGCLFVAATILTGHLSIGWSNDAIDAARDTIVNRRDKPVVLGLVSRRTLWAGALVMLAATIALSLGNGVPAGLAHLLFVACAWAYNLGLKSTPISWLPYAVGFGALPSFVTFGAVGSWAPWWATTATALLGVGAHLANVVPDLADDLATGVRGWPQRLGPAARLLAPLPLAAATVLLTVAPPGPVGAAGWIALAVVAVLLAVIVAWSRAPFLLTIAVAVVSVVVLVVRGDTLVA, encoded by the coding sequence GTGAGCCGGCTCCCGCAGAACCCCGCAGCGCGCTCGATCGGCCGCACCCTCAAAGGGCTGGCGCTGGCCTGCCACCCCGGCCCGACCGTCGCCGTCACCGCCCTGGTCACCGTCATCGCCTGGTCCGCGGGCCGCAGCCTCGTCGGATGTCTCTTCGTCGCCGCAACGATCCTCACCGGCCACCTCTCAATCGGCTGGAGCAATGACGCGATTGATGCCGCCCGCGACACCATTGTGAACCGCCGGGACAAGCCGGTCGTGCTGGGCTTGGTGAGTCGTCGCACGTTGTGGGCCGGCGCCCTGGTCATGCTGGCCGCCACCATCGCGCTGTCGCTCGGCAACGGCGTCCCGGCCGGCCTGGCCCACCTGCTCTTCGTCGCCTGCGCCTGGGCGTACAACCTGGGTCTCAAGTCGACCCCGATCTCCTGGCTCCCGTACGCCGTGGGCTTCGGCGCGCTGCCGTCGTTCGTCACCTTCGGCGCCGTCGGGAGCTGGGCGCCGTGGTGGGCGACGACCGCGACGGCCCTGCTCGGCGTCGGCGCGCACCTCGCGAACGTCGTACCGGATCTGGCCGACGACCTGGCCACCGGAGTCCGGGGCTGGCCGCAACGACTCGGACCGGCCGCGCGGCTGCTCGCCCCGCTTCCGCTCGCGGCCGCCACCGTCCTGCTGACAGTCGCTCCCCCGGGCCCGGTCGGCGCGGCCGGCTGGATCGCGCTGGCCGTCGTCGCGGTCCTGCTCGCCGTGATCGTCGCCTGGTCCCGGGCGCCGTTCCTGCTCACCATCGCCGTCGCCGTGGTCAGCGTCGTCGTCCTGGTCGTTCGCGGCGACACGCTGGTGGCCTGA
- a CDS encoding type III polyketide synthase, whose product MTRIAAVQPALPPYRYAQAELTDAFAELCLPDGKGHALLRRLHANAGVSHRNLAIPLEQYAELKDFGAANDAWIAMAVDLGAEAIAGALATAGLGIEDVDLLLFTTVTGLAAPSIDARVATRLGMREDVKRLPLFGLGCVGGAAGIARLHDYLTAWPSHVAVLLSVELCSLTLQRDDSSLPNLVGGALFGDGAAAVVMTGAEVEGTGPSVVATRSRLYPDSERVMGWDVGAGGFRIVLGADVPEVVRKYLGDDVAAFLAGHELTVPEIGTWVSHPGGPKVLEAVSETLKLRPGALDLTWKSLDAVGNLSSSSVLHVLGDTMTLDPAGPGLLLAMGPGFCSELVLLEW is encoded by the coding sequence ATGACGCGGATCGCCGCGGTCCAGCCCGCGTTGCCGCCGTACCGGTACGCGCAGGCCGAGCTGACCGACGCCTTCGCCGAGCTCTGCCTGCCCGACGGCAAGGGGCACGCCCTGCTGCGCAGGCTGCACGCCAACGCCGGCGTCTCCCACCGCAACCTCGCCATCCCGCTGGAGCAGTACGCCGAACTCAAGGACTTCGGCGCCGCGAACGACGCCTGGATCGCGATGGCCGTCGACCTGGGCGCCGAGGCGATCGCCGGAGCGCTGGCGACGGCCGGGCTCGGGATCGAGGACGTCGACCTGCTGCTGTTCACCACCGTGACCGGACTGGCGGCGCCGTCGATCGACGCCCGGGTGGCGACGCGGCTGGGGATGCGCGAGGACGTGAAGCGGCTGCCGCTGTTCGGGCTGGGGTGTGTCGGCGGCGCGGCGGGCATCGCGCGGCTGCACGACTACCTGACCGCCTGGCCGTCGCACGTGGCGGTGCTGCTGTCGGTGGAGCTCTGCTCGCTGACGCTGCAGCGGGACGACTCCTCCCTGCCGAATCTCGTCGGCGGCGCCTTGTTCGGCGACGGCGCGGCGGCGGTGGTGATGACGGGTGCCGAGGTCGAGGGGACCGGGCCGTCGGTGGTGGCGACCCGAAGTCGGCTGTACCCGGACTCCGAGCGGGTGATGGGCTGGGACGTCGGGGCGGGCGGCTTCCGGATCGTGCTCGGCGCCGACGTGCCGGAGGTGGTCCGCAAGTACCTCGGCGACGACGTCGCGGCGTTCCTGGCCGGGCACGAGCTGACCGTGCCGGAGATCGGGACGTGGGTCAGCCACCCCGGCGGGCCGAAGGTGCTCGAGGCGGTCTCGGAGACGCTGAAGCTCCGGCCCGGAGCGCTCGACCTGACCTGGAAATCGCTCGACGCCGTCGGCAACTTGTCGTCGTCGTCGGTGCTGCACGTGCTCGGTGACACCATGACCCTGGATCCTGCGGGTCCTGGGCTGCTGCTGGCGATGGGCCCGGGGTTCTGTTCCGAGCTCGTTCTGCTGGAGTGGTGA
- a CDS encoding isoprenylcysteine carboxyl methyltransferase family protein yields METSLWWYVVLVLLVGLERVAELVVSLRNAKWSFAQGGVESGKGHYPFMVVLHTGLLAGCLVEAIVADRPFVPELGWTMLAVVVLAQGLRWWCITVLGRQWNTRVIVVPGLSLVAGGPYRWIRHPNYVAVVLEGVALPLVHTSWVTAVVFTVLNLPLLAVRIRAEEAALDTALTR; encoded by the coding sequence ATGGAAACGTCTTTGTGGTGGTACGTCGTCCTGGTGCTGCTGGTCGGCCTGGAGCGGGTGGCCGAGCTGGTGGTGTCGCTGCGCAACGCGAAGTGGAGCTTCGCGCAGGGCGGGGTGGAGTCCGGCAAGGGGCACTACCCGTTCATGGTCGTGCTGCACACCGGGTTGCTGGCGGGCTGTCTGGTCGAGGCGATCGTGGCGGACCGGCCGTTCGTGCCCGAGCTCGGCTGGACGATGCTGGCCGTCGTTGTGCTGGCTCAAGGCCTGCGGTGGTGGTGCATCACCGTGCTCGGGCGGCAGTGGAACACCCGGGTGATCGTGGTGCCAGGGCTGTCACTGGTTGCCGGTGGCCCTTACCGCTGGATCCGGCACCCCAATTACGTGGCCGTGGTGCTGGAAGGCGTCGCGCTCCCGTTGGTGCACACGTCCTGGGTGACGGCGGTCGTCTTCACCGTGCTGAATCTCCCGCTGCTCGCGGTCCGCATCCGGGCTGAGGAAGCGGCGCTGGACACCGCGCTGACCAGGTGA